The window CCATCTAACACAGGTTAGGACCTGACTGAGGGGCGGCTGGGAGAACCACCCTCACAGGGTAAGACCTGAGCCCGGCTGGCCCAGGGGACATGCCTGCTCAACAGCAGGACTTCTGGGCCGAGGTGGGGACACAGCAGGCTGGGCGGGAGCACACGGGGCGGCAGagcagggacatgcaggaggacgggcggcagcagctgggctggcaggaggaggcagggccacagcaggaggaggtgggcacacagcaggcaggCCTGCACACGGGGCGGCAGATGAGGGACACGCAGGAGGAGGGTCTGCAGCAGGATGAGGTGCAGGGGGTGGGCTGGCAGCAGGAGGAGGCCCCAGAGCAGacgggcacacagcacaggggcTTGCAGCAGacgggtgtgcagcaggcaggcacacagcaggCCTGTTGGCAGGTAAAGGAGGTGCAGCAGGAGGGCTGGCAGCACAAGGACATGCAGGAGCTGATGCAGGTTGACTGGCAGGGGGTTGGCCCACAGGTCGTCTGACAGCAGGGGCTGGACATACAGCTGACTGGGGTGCAAACAAGGGTAAGGCAGGAGGTCGGGGTGCAACAGCTGGGGGCACAGCAGGTGGGGACACAGCAGCTGGAGgtgcagcaggaaggctggcagcagctggggacacagcaggtgGGGGCGCAGCAGGAGGGCTCACAGCAGCTCTCTGGACAGTCGTCCACCTGCCAGGAGGAGTCGGTGCAAGAGTCATAGGACCCGGGCAGGCAGGCGCGGTTGCCATAGCTCCGGTGGCTGGAGCAGACGGACAGGGTGGATGCGGCCATGGTGGGgcagtggggctggaggagggtgtgagtgtgtgagtgagtgtgagtgagtgtgagtgtgtaagATGCCCAGGGCTGCTGGATTTTATACCCTCCTGGTGTTTGTTTTCCAAGCAGGAGGCTCCCCACGCCCCGTTTCCTTGTTGCTATTTTGAGCTGAGTCCTGGGCGCCGATATTTCCTCTGGTTTGTTTCCAGG is drawn from Myotis daubentonii chromosome 3, mMyoDau2.1, whole genome shotgun sequence and contains these coding sequences:
- the LOC132229196 gene encoding keratin-associated protein 10-7-like encodes the protein MAASTLSVCSSHRSYGNRACLPGSYDSCTDSSWQVDDCPESCCEPSCCAPTCCVPSCCQPSCCTSSCCVPTCCAPSCCTPTSCLTLVCTPVSCMSSPCCQTTCGPTPCQSTCISSCMSLCCQPSCCTSFTCQQACCVPACCTPVCCKPLCCVPVCSGASSCCQPTPCTSSCCRPSSCVSLICRPVCRPACCVPTSSCCGPASSCQPSCCRPSSCMSLLCRPVCSRPACCVPTSAQKSCC